Proteins encoded in a region of the Aquipuribacter hungaricus genome:
- a CDS encoding dihydroxyacetone kinase subunit L — protein sequence MRAPDMNAAVRSSLAELVGYADELRDLDQALGDGDLGITISLGAEAVIAALEQLPEDTSPSLLARECAKAFANANPSTMAALVAGGLLAGSKVWTDRDEVDVADAGRFVRAAGENIAQRGKTQLGDKTILDAIMPAADALEAAADAGAGLEAAIQAAGRAVVDTRGLQSRRGRASWLQERSIGLQDPGATAFWRFLESWHAASPATTPHS from the coding sequence AGCTCGTCGGGTACGCCGACGAGCTGCGCGACCTCGACCAGGCCCTCGGCGACGGCGACCTGGGCATCACCATCTCCCTCGGCGCGGAGGCGGTCATCGCGGCGCTGGAACAGCTGCCCGAGGACACCTCCCCGAGCCTGCTCGCCCGGGAGTGCGCCAAGGCCTTCGCCAACGCCAACCCGTCGACCATGGCCGCGCTCGTGGCCGGCGGTCTGCTCGCCGGCTCCAAGGTGTGGACCGACCGGGACGAGGTCGACGTCGCCGACGCCGGCCGCTTCGTCCGGGCGGCGGGGGAGAACATCGCCCAGCGCGGCAAGACGCAGCTGGGGGACAAGACCATCCTCGACGCGATCATGCCGGCGGCCGACGCGCTCGAGGCCGCCGCCGACGCGGGCGCCGGGCTCGAGGCCGCCATCCAGGCCGCCGGTCGCGCGGTGGTCGACACCCGCGGCCTGCAGTCGCGCCGCGGCCGCGCGTCCTGGCTGCAGGAACGCAGCATCGGGCTGCAGGACCCGGGGGCGACGGCCTTCTGGCGCTTCCTCGAGTCCTGGCACGCCGCCAGCCCCGCCACCACCCCCCACTCCTGA